One Denticeps clupeoides chromosome 3, fDenClu1.1, whole genome shotgun sequence DNA window includes the following coding sequences:
- the fsd1l gene encoding FSD1-like protein isoform X1, whose protein sequence is MDSQKEALQRIITTLANKNEELHNFIETLSHSLAGLQVNTTQVVSDLEEEFDTMFSILDEMKESMTNTIKQEQARKSHELQNQLTQSTNALESAEELLEFANNALDIRDEEEFAKAARQIKDRVTMAPAFRLTMKPKATDNMTHLMVDFSQERQILQNLKFLPVPRAPEIDVQDCLVVDNTVTVSWKMPVEDSKIDHYILEFRKSNHEGLPRVKDEHSWEVVDSIKTTEYSLTGLNFDSKFMNFRVRACNKAAAGEYSDPVTLETRAFNFSFDSTSSHLNLKVDDRSVEWDPQGGKGLESKIKGKENKGSAHLTNLKNMSRSGTPSPKRVSATRSPAVRGGRDRFTGESYTVLGDTSIDYGQHYWEVKALKDGKSYSIGVAFKNLGKFDQLGKTNTSWCIHINNWLQNSFAAKHNNKAKTLEVIVPDRIGIYCDMDGGQLSFYNAENKQLLHTFKTKFSQPVVPAFMVWCGGLTLSTGLQVPSAVKSLQKTENGVGGSNSSINSMPQ, encoded by the exons ATGGACTCTCAGAAA gagGCCCTACAAAGGATAATCACTACGTTagcaaacaaaaatgaagagcTGCACAATTTCATTGAAACTCTTAGTCACTCTTTGGCCGGACTTCAG GTCAACACCACGCAGGTCGTGTCTGACTTAGAGGAGGAATTTGACACAATGTTCTCCATTTTGGATGAGATGAAGGAGAGCATGACCAACACCATCAAACAGGAACAAGCCAGGAAGTCACATGAGCTTCAG AACCAACTAACTCAGAGCACGAATGCCTTGGAAAGTGCAGAGGAGTTGCTGGAGTTTGCCAACAATGCTCTGGATATCAGAGATGAGGAGGAGTTCGCAAAG GCTGCCAGGCAGATCAAAGATAG AGTAACCATGGCTCCAGCTTTCCGATTGACAATGAAGCCAAAGGCGACGGACAACATGACGCATCTCATGGTGGACTTTTCCCAAGAGCGACAGATCCTCCAGAATCTCAAGTTTCTTCCAG TTCCTCGTGCCCCAGAGATTGATGTCCAGGACTGTTTGGTTGTGGACAACACTGTCACAGTGTCATGGAAGATGCCTGTGGAGGACAGCAAGATTGATCACTACATCCTAGAGTTTAGGAAATCTAACCACGAGGGCCTGCCCAGGGTCAAAGATGAGCACAGTTGGGAGGTTGTGGACAGCATTAAGACCACAGAATATTCTTTAACAG GTTTGAATTTTGATTCCAAATTCATGAACTTCCGGGTCCGAGCCTGTAACAAAGCTGCTGCAGGGGAATACTCTGATCCTGTCACTTTGGAAACCAGAG CGTTCAACTTTAGCTTTGATTCGACGTCTTCACACCTCAACCTGAAAGTCGATGACCGAAGTGTAGAGTGGGACCCACAGGGAGGCAAAGGTCTAGAAAGCAAAATTAAGGGCAAGGAGAACAAGGGCAG TGCACACCTTACCAATCTGAAGAACATGTCAAG AAGCGGAACGCCATCTCCCAAGAGGGTGTCAGCCACTCGGTCACCAGCAGTGAGAGGTGGCAGGGACCGCTTCACAGGGGAGTCCTACACAGTGCTGG GAGACACCAGCATTGACTATGGGCAGCACTATTGGGAGGTCAAGGCTCTAAAAGACGGCAAGTCCTACAGCATTGGGGTGGCCTTCAAGAACCTAGGCAAGTTTGACCAGCTTGGCAAAACGAACACATCCTGGTGCATCCACATCAACAACTGGTTACAGAACTCCTTTGCTGCCAAGCACAACAACAAGGCCAAGACTCTGGAGGTCATCGTGCCTGACCGGATAGGAATATACTGCGATATGGATGGAG GTCAGCTCTCCTTCTACAATGCTGAAAACAAGCAGTTGCTTCACACTTTCAAGACAAAATTCTCCCAGCCTGTTGTACCAGCGTTCATG GTATGGTGTGGTGGGCTGACCTTGTCCACTGGGCTCCAGGTCCCCAGTGCTGTGAAAAGTCTTCAGAAAACTGAGAATGGAGTGGGTGGCTCCAACAGCAGCATCAACAGCATGCCTCAGTAG
- the fsd1l gene encoding FSD1-like protein isoform X4 codes for MDSQKEALQRIITTLANKNEELHNFIETLSHSLAGLQVNTTQVVSDLEEEFDTMFSILDEMKESMTNTIKQEQARKSHELQNQLTQSTNALESAEELLEFANNALDIRDEEEFAKAARQIKDRVTMAPAFRLTMKPKATDNMTHLMVDFSQERQILQNLKFLPVPRAPEIDVQDCLVVDNTVTVSWKMPVEDSKIDHYILEFRKSNHEGLPRVKDEHSWEVVDSIKTTEYSLTGLNFDSKFMNFRVRACNKAAAGEYSDPVTLETRAFNFSFDSTSSHLNLKVDDRSVEWDPQGGKGLESKIKGKENKGSGTPSPKRVSATRSPAVRGGRDRFTGESYTVLGDTSIDYGQHYWEVKALKDGKSYSIGVAFKNLGKFDQLGKTNTSWCIHINNWLQNSFAAKHNNKAKTLEVIVPDRIGIYCDMDGGQLSFYNAENKQLLHTFKTKFSQPVVPAFMVWCGGLTLSTGLQVPSAVKSLQKTENGVGGSNSSINSMPQ; via the exons ATGGACTCTCAGAAA gagGCCCTACAAAGGATAATCACTACGTTagcaaacaaaaatgaagagcTGCACAATTTCATTGAAACTCTTAGTCACTCTTTGGCCGGACTTCAG GTCAACACCACGCAGGTCGTGTCTGACTTAGAGGAGGAATTTGACACAATGTTCTCCATTTTGGATGAGATGAAGGAGAGCATGACCAACACCATCAAACAGGAACAAGCCAGGAAGTCACATGAGCTTCAG AACCAACTAACTCAGAGCACGAATGCCTTGGAAAGTGCAGAGGAGTTGCTGGAGTTTGCCAACAATGCTCTGGATATCAGAGATGAGGAGGAGTTCGCAAAG GCTGCCAGGCAGATCAAAGATAG AGTAACCATGGCTCCAGCTTTCCGATTGACAATGAAGCCAAAGGCGACGGACAACATGACGCATCTCATGGTGGACTTTTCCCAAGAGCGACAGATCCTCCAGAATCTCAAGTTTCTTCCAG TTCCTCGTGCCCCAGAGATTGATGTCCAGGACTGTTTGGTTGTGGACAACACTGTCACAGTGTCATGGAAGATGCCTGTGGAGGACAGCAAGATTGATCACTACATCCTAGAGTTTAGGAAATCTAACCACGAGGGCCTGCCCAGGGTCAAAGATGAGCACAGTTGGGAGGTTGTGGACAGCATTAAGACCACAGAATATTCTTTAACAG GTTTGAATTTTGATTCCAAATTCATGAACTTCCGGGTCCGAGCCTGTAACAAAGCTGCTGCAGGGGAATACTCTGATCCTGTCACTTTGGAAACCAGAG CGTTCAACTTTAGCTTTGATTCGACGTCTTCACACCTCAACCTGAAAGTCGATGACCGAAGTGTAGAGTGGGACCCACAGGGAGGCAAAGGTCTAGAAAGCAAAATTAAGGGCAAGGAGAACAAGGGCAG CGGAACGCCATCTCCCAAGAGGGTGTCAGCCACTCGGTCACCAGCAGTGAGAGGTGGCAGGGACCGCTTCACAGGGGAGTCCTACACAGTGCTGG GAGACACCAGCATTGACTATGGGCAGCACTATTGGGAGGTCAAGGCTCTAAAAGACGGCAAGTCCTACAGCATTGGGGTGGCCTTCAAGAACCTAGGCAAGTTTGACCAGCTTGGCAAAACGAACACATCCTGGTGCATCCACATCAACAACTGGTTACAGAACTCCTTTGCTGCCAAGCACAACAACAAGGCCAAGACTCTGGAGGTCATCGTGCCTGACCGGATAGGAATATACTGCGATATGGATGGAG GTCAGCTCTCCTTCTACAATGCTGAAAACAAGCAGTTGCTTCACACTTTCAAGACAAAATTCTCCCAGCCTGTTGTACCAGCGTTCATG GTATGGTGTGGTGGGCTGACCTTGTCCACTGGGCTCCAGGTCCCCAGTGCTGTGAAAAGTCTTCAGAAAACTGAGAATGGAGTGGGTGGCTCCAACAGCAGCATCAACAGCATGCCTCAGTAG
- the fsd1l gene encoding FSD1-like protein isoform X3: protein MDSQKEALQRIITTLANKNEELHNFIETLSHSLAGLQVNTTQVVSDLEEEFDTMFSILDEMKESMTNTIKQEQARKSHELQNQLTQSTNALESAEELLEFANNALDIRDEEEFAKAARQIKDRVTMAPAFRLTMKPKATDNMTHLMVDFSQERQILQNLKFLPVPRAPEIDVQDCLVVDNTVTVSWKMPVEDSKIDHYILEFRKSNHEGLPRVKDEHSWEVVDSIKTTEYSLTGLNFDSKFMNFRVRACNKAAAGEYSDPVTLETRAFNFSFDSTSSHLNLKVDDRSVEWDPQGGKGLESKIKGKENKGRSGTPSPKRVSATRSPAVRGGRDRFTGESYTVLGDTSIDYGQHYWEVKALKDGKSYSIGVAFKNLGKFDQLGKTNTSWCIHINNWLQNSFAAKHNNKAKTLEVIVPDRIGIYCDMDGGQLSFYNAENKQLLHTFKTKFSQPVVPAFMVWCGGLTLSTGLQVPSAVKSLQKTENGVGGSNSSINSMPQ from the exons ATGGACTCTCAGAAA gagGCCCTACAAAGGATAATCACTACGTTagcaaacaaaaatgaagagcTGCACAATTTCATTGAAACTCTTAGTCACTCTTTGGCCGGACTTCAG GTCAACACCACGCAGGTCGTGTCTGACTTAGAGGAGGAATTTGACACAATGTTCTCCATTTTGGATGAGATGAAGGAGAGCATGACCAACACCATCAAACAGGAACAAGCCAGGAAGTCACATGAGCTTCAG AACCAACTAACTCAGAGCACGAATGCCTTGGAAAGTGCAGAGGAGTTGCTGGAGTTTGCCAACAATGCTCTGGATATCAGAGATGAGGAGGAGTTCGCAAAG GCTGCCAGGCAGATCAAAGATAG AGTAACCATGGCTCCAGCTTTCCGATTGACAATGAAGCCAAAGGCGACGGACAACATGACGCATCTCATGGTGGACTTTTCCCAAGAGCGACAGATCCTCCAGAATCTCAAGTTTCTTCCAG TTCCTCGTGCCCCAGAGATTGATGTCCAGGACTGTTTGGTTGTGGACAACACTGTCACAGTGTCATGGAAGATGCCTGTGGAGGACAGCAAGATTGATCACTACATCCTAGAGTTTAGGAAATCTAACCACGAGGGCCTGCCCAGGGTCAAAGATGAGCACAGTTGGGAGGTTGTGGACAGCATTAAGACCACAGAATATTCTTTAACAG GTTTGAATTTTGATTCCAAATTCATGAACTTCCGGGTCCGAGCCTGTAACAAAGCTGCTGCAGGGGAATACTCTGATCCTGTCACTTTGGAAACCAGAG CGTTCAACTTTAGCTTTGATTCGACGTCTTCACACCTCAACCTGAAAGTCGATGACCGAAGTGTAGAGTGGGACCCACAGGGAGGCAAAGGTCTAGAAAGCAAAATTAAGGGCAAGGAGAACAAGGGCAG AAGCGGAACGCCATCTCCCAAGAGGGTGTCAGCCACTCGGTCACCAGCAGTGAGAGGTGGCAGGGACCGCTTCACAGGGGAGTCCTACACAGTGCTGG GAGACACCAGCATTGACTATGGGCAGCACTATTGGGAGGTCAAGGCTCTAAAAGACGGCAAGTCCTACAGCATTGGGGTGGCCTTCAAGAACCTAGGCAAGTTTGACCAGCTTGGCAAAACGAACACATCCTGGTGCATCCACATCAACAACTGGTTACAGAACTCCTTTGCTGCCAAGCACAACAACAAGGCCAAGACTCTGGAGGTCATCGTGCCTGACCGGATAGGAATATACTGCGATATGGATGGAG GTCAGCTCTCCTTCTACAATGCTGAAAACAAGCAGTTGCTTCACACTTTCAAGACAAAATTCTCCCAGCCTGTTGTACCAGCGTTCATG GTATGGTGTGGTGGGCTGACCTTGTCCACTGGGCTCCAGGTCCCCAGTGCTGTGAAAAGTCTTCAGAAAACTGAGAATGGAGTGGGTGGCTCCAACAGCAGCATCAACAGCATGCCTCAGTAG
- the fsd1l gene encoding FSD1-like protein isoform X2, whose product MDSQKEALQRIITTLANKNEELHNFIETLSHSLAGLQVNTTQVVSDLEEEFDTMFSILDEMKESMTNTIKQEQARKSHELQNQLTQSTNALESAEELLEFANNALDIRDEEEFAKAARQIKDRVTMAPAFRLTMKPKATDNMTHLMVDFSQERQILQNLKFLPVPRAPEIDVQDCLVVDNTVTVSWKMPVEDSKIDHYILEFRKSNHEGLPRVKDEHSWEVVDSIKTTEYSLTGLNFDSKFMNFRVRACNKAAAGEYSDPVTLETRAFNFSFDSTSSHLNLKVDDRSVEWDPQGGKGLESKIKGKENKGSAHLTNLKNMSSGTPSPKRVSATRSPAVRGGRDRFTGESYTVLGDTSIDYGQHYWEVKALKDGKSYSIGVAFKNLGKFDQLGKTNTSWCIHINNWLQNSFAAKHNNKAKTLEVIVPDRIGIYCDMDGGQLSFYNAENKQLLHTFKTKFSQPVVPAFMVWCGGLTLSTGLQVPSAVKSLQKTENGVGGSNSSINSMPQ is encoded by the exons ATGGACTCTCAGAAA gagGCCCTACAAAGGATAATCACTACGTTagcaaacaaaaatgaagagcTGCACAATTTCATTGAAACTCTTAGTCACTCTTTGGCCGGACTTCAG GTCAACACCACGCAGGTCGTGTCTGACTTAGAGGAGGAATTTGACACAATGTTCTCCATTTTGGATGAGATGAAGGAGAGCATGACCAACACCATCAAACAGGAACAAGCCAGGAAGTCACATGAGCTTCAG AACCAACTAACTCAGAGCACGAATGCCTTGGAAAGTGCAGAGGAGTTGCTGGAGTTTGCCAACAATGCTCTGGATATCAGAGATGAGGAGGAGTTCGCAAAG GCTGCCAGGCAGATCAAAGATAG AGTAACCATGGCTCCAGCTTTCCGATTGACAATGAAGCCAAAGGCGACGGACAACATGACGCATCTCATGGTGGACTTTTCCCAAGAGCGACAGATCCTCCAGAATCTCAAGTTTCTTCCAG TTCCTCGTGCCCCAGAGATTGATGTCCAGGACTGTTTGGTTGTGGACAACACTGTCACAGTGTCATGGAAGATGCCTGTGGAGGACAGCAAGATTGATCACTACATCCTAGAGTTTAGGAAATCTAACCACGAGGGCCTGCCCAGGGTCAAAGATGAGCACAGTTGGGAGGTTGTGGACAGCATTAAGACCACAGAATATTCTTTAACAG GTTTGAATTTTGATTCCAAATTCATGAACTTCCGGGTCCGAGCCTGTAACAAAGCTGCTGCAGGGGAATACTCTGATCCTGTCACTTTGGAAACCAGAG CGTTCAACTTTAGCTTTGATTCGACGTCTTCACACCTCAACCTGAAAGTCGATGACCGAAGTGTAGAGTGGGACCCACAGGGAGGCAAAGGTCTAGAAAGCAAAATTAAGGGCAAGGAGAACAAGGGCAG TGCACACCTTACCAATCTGAAGAACATGTCAAG CGGAACGCCATCTCCCAAGAGGGTGTCAGCCACTCGGTCACCAGCAGTGAGAGGTGGCAGGGACCGCTTCACAGGGGAGTCCTACACAGTGCTGG GAGACACCAGCATTGACTATGGGCAGCACTATTGGGAGGTCAAGGCTCTAAAAGACGGCAAGTCCTACAGCATTGGGGTGGCCTTCAAGAACCTAGGCAAGTTTGACCAGCTTGGCAAAACGAACACATCCTGGTGCATCCACATCAACAACTGGTTACAGAACTCCTTTGCTGCCAAGCACAACAACAAGGCCAAGACTCTGGAGGTCATCGTGCCTGACCGGATAGGAATATACTGCGATATGGATGGAG GTCAGCTCTCCTTCTACAATGCTGAAAACAAGCAGTTGCTTCACACTTTCAAGACAAAATTCTCCCAGCCTGTTGTACCAGCGTTCATG GTATGGTGTGGTGGGCTGACCTTGTCCACTGGGCTCCAGGTCCCCAGTGCTGTGAAAAGTCTTCAGAAAACTGAGAATGGAGTGGGTGGCTCCAACAGCAGCATCAACAGCATGCCTCAGTAG
- the ift74 gene encoding intraflagellar transport protein 74 homolog isoform X1 translates to MASQRPPTSRPMSRGPLVPGTGRPPTAIRPPQTAVRVGTGMVPGTGRPGTRGEPVTTPGVLTAQIKVADRPVTQQGLSGMKTGMRGPHRQILDKSYYLGLLRSKITELTTECSKLQKEIDTFNQENSVYLSYEKRAEGLAGEIKDLQGQLADYNMLVDKLNTNTDMEEVVNDINMLKAQNDKEAKIMEVIFTERREKEEMIKAVENEIEKEKQAADDIVKKMSPEKQGKYAEMKATNEELLQDLDARQEELGTLIARKEAFEAELAQSQVKQEAVLLHERLQELELRRDAMLAEDKNLGSPQEERERLLKQVKEDNQEIASMERQLTEIREKTIQISDEMRQLETDMEEHQDGERHQRYKELKKKEENMDNFLETFDETKSQEVDRNQQIQSNIVALLEHSSRNMNRLKQISSITAHELRSMQEDLSLKETEMHKSQSTTKGLSSESHRLQQDLQKVEQLESKITSELDSLKEHIQHMTEGLETYSNLDALKAEGEDKKKRLQEEQLSLTQRRDSFKKVIQKMNAEYEALKSHLQENETHAQLTNLERKWQHHEQNNFVMKEFIALKSMESDYRPAVNNVTKQLADYNKMIIDTLQGSRN, encoded by the exons ATGGCAAGCCAACGACCACCAACAAGTCGACCCATGAGTCGGGGGCCTCTGGTTCCAGGAACAGGTCGACCACCCACAGCTATCCGACCCCCGCAGACTGCAGTCCGCGTTGGAACTGGG ATGGTTCCTGGAACTGGTCGCCCAGGTACAAGAGGGGAGCCTGTCACCACGCCAGGGGTCCTCACTGCCCAGATAAAAGTTGCTGACCGGCCTGTCACTCAGCAGGGCCTCAGTGGGATGAAGACTGGCATGAGAG GGCCCCACAGGCAGATCCTGGATAAATCATACTACCTTGGATTACTCAG GAGCAAAATAACTGAACTTACAACAGAGTGTAGCAAGTTGCAAAAGGAAATAGATACTTTCAACCAGGAGAACTCTGTTTACCTTTCATACGAGAAGAG AGCCGAGGGGCTGGCTGGTGAAATTAAAGACCTTCAGGGACAACTAGCAGATTATAATATG CTTGTTGACAAACTGAACACCAACACTGACATGGAAGAAGTAGTGAATGATATCAACATG TTGAAAGCCCAGAATGACAAAGAGGCCAAAATTATGGAAGTGATATTTACAGAAAGGAGAGA GAAAGAAGAGATGATTAAAGCAGtggaaaatgaaattgaaaaggAGAAGCAGGCTGCTGATGACATTGTGAAAAAGATGTCCCCTGAGAAACAGGGAAAGTATGCTGAGATGAAGGCCACTAATGAGGAACTTTTGCAG GACCTTGATGCTCGTCAGGAGGAGCTTGGCACCCTCATTGCAAGAAAAGAGGCTTTTGAAGCG GAGCTGGCTCAGTCCCAGGTGAAGCAGGAGGCCGTGCTGCTGCACGAGAGGctgcaggagctggagctgcGCAGAGACGCCATGCTAGCTGAGGACAAGAACCTCGGCTCTCCTCAGGAGGAGCGGGAGAGGCTGCTCAAGCAG GTAAAAGAGGACAATCAAGAAATAGCAAGCATGGAAAGACa GCTGACAGAAATACGGGAGAAAACCATTCAGATCAGTGATGAGATGCGGCAGCTTGAAACCGACATGGAGGAGCACCAAG ATG GAGAGCGACATCAGAGGTACAAGGAACTGAAGAAAAAGGAAGAGAATATGGACA ATTTTCTAGAGACATTTGATGAGACCAAAAGCCAGGAAGTGGATCGTAATCAACAGATACAGTCAAACATTGTGGCTCTTCTGGAACATTCTAGCAGG AACATGAACCGCCTGAAGCAgatctcctccatcaccgcccaCGAGCTCAGATCCATGCAGGAGGACCTCAGCTTGAAAGAGACAGAGATGCATAAATCCCAGAGCACGACCAAAGGCTTATCCTCAG AGAGCCACCGTCTCCAGCAGGATCTGCAGAAGGTGGAGCAGCTGGAAAGTAAGATCACCTCAGAGCTGGACAGCCTGAAGGAGCACATCCAGCACATGACTGAAGGCTTGGAGACCTACAGCAACCTGGATGCCCTTAAGGCTGAAggagaggacaaaaaaaag AGACTACAGGAGGAACAACTGTCTCTCACCCAGCGCAGAGACTCATTCAAGAAGGTCATACAGAAGATGAATGCAGAGTATGAGGCCTTGAAGTCTCATCTGCAGGAGAATGAGACTCATGCCCAG TTGACTAACTTGGAAAGAAAGTGGCAACATCATGAACAGAACAACTTTGTCATGAAAGAAT TCATTGCTTTAAAGAGCATGGAGAGCGACTACCGTCCTGCGGTGAACAACGTCACCAAACAACTGGCCGACTACAATAAGATGATCATCGACACGCTGCAGGGCAGCAGAAACTGA
- the ift74 gene encoding intraflagellar transport protein 74 homolog isoform X3 → MASQRPPTSRPMSRGPLVPGTGRPPTAIRPPQTAVRVGTGMVPGTGRPGTRGEPVTTPGVLTAQIKVADRPVTQQGLSGMKTGMRGPHRQILDKSYYLGLLRSKITELTTECSKLQKEIDTFNQENSVYLSYEKRAEGLAGEIKDLQGQLADYNMLVDKLNTNTDMEEVVNDINMLKAQNDKEAKIMEVIFTERREKEEMIKAVENEIEKEKQAADDIVKKMSPEKQGKYAEMKATNEELLQDLDARQEELGTLIARKEAFEAELAQSQVKQEAVLLHERLQELELRRDAMLAEDKNLGSPQEERERLLKQVKEDNQEIASMERQLTEIREKTIQISDEMRQLETDMEEHQESHQLSFRN, encoded by the exons ATGGCAAGCCAACGACCACCAACAAGTCGACCCATGAGTCGGGGGCCTCTGGTTCCAGGAACAGGTCGACCACCCACAGCTATCCGACCCCCGCAGACTGCAGTCCGCGTTGGAACTGGG ATGGTTCCTGGAACTGGTCGCCCAGGTACAAGAGGGGAGCCTGTCACCACGCCAGGGGTCCTCACTGCCCAGATAAAAGTTGCTGACCGGCCTGTCACTCAGCAGGGCCTCAGTGGGATGAAGACTGGCATGAGAG GGCCCCACAGGCAGATCCTGGATAAATCATACTACCTTGGATTACTCAG GAGCAAAATAACTGAACTTACAACAGAGTGTAGCAAGTTGCAAAAGGAAATAGATACTTTCAACCAGGAGAACTCTGTTTACCTTTCATACGAGAAGAG AGCCGAGGGGCTGGCTGGTGAAATTAAAGACCTTCAGGGACAACTAGCAGATTATAATATG CTTGTTGACAAACTGAACACCAACACTGACATGGAAGAAGTAGTGAATGATATCAACATG TTGAAAGCCCAGAATGACAAAGAGGCCAAAATTATGGAAGTGATATTTACAGAAAGGAGAGA GAAAGAAGAGATGATTAAAGCAGtggaaaatgaaattgaaaaggAGAAGCAGGCTGCTGATGACATTGTGAAAAAGATGTCCCCTGAGAAACAGGGAAAGTATGCTGAGATGAAGGCCACTAATGAGGAACTTTTGCAG GACCTTGATGCTCGTCAGGAGGAGCTTGGCACCCTCATTGCAAGAAAAGAGGCTTTTGAAGCG GAGCTGGCTCAGTCCCAGGTGAAGCAGGAGGCCGTGCTGCTGCACGAGAGGctgcaggagctggagctgcGCAGAGACGCCATGCTAGCTGAGGACAAGAACCTCGGCTCTCCTCAGGAGGAGCGGGAGAGGCTGCTCAAGCAG GTAAAAGAGGACAATCAAGAAATAGCAAGCATGGAAAGACa GCTGACAGAAATACGGGAGAAAACCATTCAGATCAGTGATGAGATGCGGCAGCTTGAAACCGACATGGAGGAGCACCAAG AATCCCATCAACTTTCATTTAGAAATTAG
- the ift74 gene encoding intraflagellar transport protein 74 homolog isoform X2, whose amino-acid sequence MASQRPPTSRPMSRGPLVPGTGRPPTAIRPPQTAVRVGTGMVPGTGRPGTRGEPVTTPGVLTAQIKVADRPVTQQGLSGMKTGMRGPHRQILDKSYYLGLLRSKITELTTECSKLQKEIDTFNQENSVYLSYEKRAEGLAGEIKDLQGQLADYNMLVDKLNTNTDMEEVVNDINMLKAQNDKEAKIMEVIFTERREKEEMIKAVENEIEKEKQAADDIVKKMSPEKQGKYAEMKATNEELLQDLDARQEELGTLIARKEAFEAELAQSQVKQEAVLLHERLQELELRRDAMLAEDKNLGSPQEERERLLKQVKEDNQEIASMERQLTEIREKTIQISDEMRQLETDMEEHQGERHQRYKELKKKEENMDNFLETFDETKSQEVDRNQQIQSNIVALLEHSSRNMNRLKQISSITAHELRSMQEDLSLKETEMHKSQSTTKGLSSESHRLQQDLQKVEQLESKITSELDSLKEHIQHMTEGLETYSNLDALKAEGEDKKKRLQEEQLSLTQRRDSFKKVIQKMNAEYEALKSHLQENETHAQLTNLERKWQHHEQNNFVMKEFIALKSMESDYRPAVNNVTKQLADYNKMIIDTLQGSRN is encoded by the exons ATGGCAAGCCAACGACCACCAACAAGTCGACCCATGAGTCGGGGGCCTCTGGTTCCAGGAACAGGTCGACCACCCACAGCTATCCGACCCCCGCAGACTGCAGTCCGCGTTGGAACTGGG ATGGTTCCTGGAACTGGTCGCCCAGGTACAAGAGGGGAGCCTGTCACCACGCCAGGGGTCCTCACTGCCCAGATAAAAGTTGCTGACCGGCCTGTCACTCAGCAGGGCCTCAGTGGGATGAAGACTGGCATGAGAG GGCCCCACAGGCAGATCCTGGATAAATCATACTACCTTGGATTACTCAG GAGCAAAATAACTGAACTTACAACAGAGTGTAGCAAGTTGCAAAAGGAAATAGATACTTTCAACCAGGAGAACTCTGTTTACCTTTCATACGAGAAGAG AGCCGAGGGGCTGGCTGGTGAAATTAAAGACCTTCAGGGACAACTAGCAGATTATAATATG CTTGTTGACAAACTGAACACCAACACTGACATGGAAGAAGTAGTGAATGATATCAACATG TTGAAAGCCCAGAATGACAAAGAGGCCAAAATTATGGAAGTGATATTTACAGAAAGGAGAGA GAAAGAAGAGATGATTAAAGCAGtggaaaatgaaattgaaaaggAGAAGCAGGCTGCTGATGACATTGTGAAAAAGATGTCCCCTGAGAAACAGGGAAAGTATGCTGAGATGAAGGCCACTAATGAGGAACTTTTGCAG GACCTTGATGCTCGTCAGGAGGAGCTTGGCACCCTCATTGCAAGAAAAGAGGCTTTTGAAGCG GAGCTGGCTCAGTCCCAGGTGAAGCAGGAGGCCGTGCTGCTGCACGAGAGGctgcaggagctggagctgcGCAGAGACGCCATGCTAGCTGAGGACAAGAACCTCGGCTCTCCTCAGGAGGAGCGGGAGAGGCTGCTCAAGCAG GTAAAAGAGGACAATCAAGAAATAGCAAGCATGGAAAGACa GCTGACAGAAATACGGGAGAAAACCATTCAGATCAGTGATGAGATGCGGCAGCTTGAAACCGACATGGAGGAGCACCAAG GAGAGCGACATCAGAGGTACAAGGAACTGAAGAAAAAGGAAGAGAATATGGACA ATTTTCTAGAGACATTTGATGAGACCAAAAGCCAGGAAGTGGATCGTAATCAACAGATACAGTCAAACATTGTGGCTCTTCTGGAACATTCTAGCAGG AACATGAACCGCCTGAAGCAgatctcctccatcaccgcccaCGAGCTCAGATCCATGCAGGAGGACCTCAGCTTGAAAGAGACAGAGATGCATAAATCCCAGAGCACGACCAAAGGCTTATCCTCAG AGAGCCACCGTCTCCAGCAGGATCTGCAGAAGGTGGAGCAGCTGGAAAGTAAGATCACCTCAGAGCTGGACAGCCTGAAGGAGCACATCCAGCACATGACTGAAGGCTTGGAGACCTACAGCAACCTGGATGCCCTTAAGGCTGAAggagaggacaaaaaaaag AGACTACAGGAGGAACAACTGTCTCTCACCCAGCGCAGAGACTCATTCAAGAAGGTCATACAGAAGATGAATGCAGAGTATGAGGCCTTGAAGTCTCATCTGCAGGAGAATGAGACTCATGCCCAG TTGACTAACTTGGAAAGAAAGTGGCAACATCATGAACAGAACAACTTTGTCATGAAAGAAT TCATTGCTTTAAAGAGCATGGAGAGCGACTACCGTCCTGCGGTGAACAACGTCACCAAACAACTGGCCGACTACAATAAGATGATCATCGACACGCTGCAGGGCAGCAGAAACTGA